AGATATCTGTTTTTCTTCAGTCACTGTGCCAAAGCTGCTAGAGATTTTGTTTGTGAGCCAGAAAATTTCATATAATGGCTGTCTCATTCAGATGTTTTGTCTTTGCCTCACAGCAGGCACTGAAACATTCCTTCTGTCAGCAATGGCTTATGACCGATTTGTTGCCATTTGCAAGCCTCTGTATTATGTACAAATCATGAATAGAGCATTTTGTAGACAGTTAGTAGGTGGTGCATGGACAATAGGGACTGGATATGCTATGACAAATACGTTGTCTGTATTGAAACTAGTCTTCTGTGAATCAAATATTATCAGTAACTTCAGCTGTGAGTTTCCATCTCTCCTGGCCCTATCCTGCACAGACACTTCCCTGAATGCAATGATACTTTTTATAACTGGTGGTACAGTTGGGGTTTCTTCATTCTTTATTATTATCTTGTCCTACAGTTATATTATCTCTACTATCCTGAAAATACATTCAGCAGAAGCCAAAAGAAAAACTTTCTCCACATGTAGTTCTCATTTAATTGTTGTAATTTTATACTATAGCATGGGGTCATTTAGGTACCTGAGGCCTGAAACAGCTTCTTCAATAGTTATAGATACACTCTTTTCTATCCAATATAACATTGCAACATCCATGTTAAACCCCATTATCTACAGCTTGAAGACCAGAGAAGTGAAGGAGGGCATCAAGAAGctaatgggatataaataattgaTTTTATCTAGAGCATAAAATGTTCCcccgctactttgcggttcggtTTTCATGGACCCGCTGATTCACGGATTTTCTAGaggcttctggaacgtggccatacagcccacacAAAAGGGCCTCAGCTGAggcgcctggcctggcctggctcCAAGGGCTCACAATGGCCCGCCACGGCTTTGAGCAGTACATTAAAAGTGGtatggagagagggagggatgctatatttattaaaataaatatagcatccctacttcacggattttcactttcacgggtggtcctgaaacataacccccacgataagtgagggaacactgtaatgtaaTTTGATCATCGGTCAATGAATTGGCTCACTATCTAGTTAACAAGCCAATATAGTAGGTTTTCCATGCACACAGTTAATAAAACTATTTTGCCACAGTGAATATATTGAAATAAATTGATAATATGGCTAATTTCACTGATTCATGGACCTCACtttgtctagagcagtggttctcaacctgtgggtccccaggtgtggtgtcctacagctcccagaaatcttagcccgttcaccagctgttagggtttctggaagttgaaggccaaaacacaagttgagaaccactggtctagagtcaCCTCATGAGAAATAAAAAGTAATATTGGTTTTAATTATAATGAAATGAGCTTGATTTATTTTGCTTAGATAATGGTCTTCAACTTTTAGCAGTCTTATTGCTTTGTGAGCTCTGCATCATGAAATGTTTTCTGTACTAACTGAACCCTCATTTCAGTAATTTGACCTTCAGATATTCTAGTTTATGTGGATTTACTATAGTGTAATATAGTGTTTCAATGAGGAGAATCCAACATGGACTTTGTATTGTTAGagtgtttattgttgttttactTTTTATTGTAGGAAACAATctacaacaaaatacaataaagtgCTCTAACATGAAATCAAATTCTTAAAGAGCAAAAACAGAATACTAGCAATGTATAATTTTATAAGTATAATAAATTCCTATGTGGATTTGTATTCGTAATAATGTTTATAGTCAAGAATGAGTAAATGATAACAAAATGGGAATCTGAGCCACCTTCAATGGCAAGTTGGCAACTGCATGTGGAATGCATTACAATAGTTCAATAATGAAGTTACCAGAACACAGATTACTTTAGCTACATTATCCCTATTCAGGAAATGTCATAGATGACAGATCTATTGAGGGTGGTCCCAACTACTACAAGGCATGGAGTCCATCTGGCCTCCAGTGACAAAAATTATTGCTGACAAACCAGAGTAATAAAGAGACCATGCAACATATGTGGAATGAAATAAGGGGaactttattaattgttaccaATTCGAATGTTTTTTGATGAAAGTTAGTCAAATTTGGAGGAGCAAATATGTGAGCAGCTGAAGCAGTCATTCACTTCTGATTTGAGTGCCCAGTCTCCCCGTGGTGAAACACCAATGCCCCTGAGAGAAATCACTGATCGACATGGTTGCTCAAAGGTCCAGCTAAGATACTGGAAGGCTAGTTAGGAGGTGTTATCCCTTGAGCCACTTTGGCTCCTGGTGACAGCAAAGACTCAGAAACCAGCCCCAAGGACAGGAGATTCTTCCCAACCTTTAGGACCGCATCACACACACTATTGGGATCAGGCTGTCTCGCTGTGACCTGGCGGCACCCATGCAGGGGTGTGTGGGAATGTTGCTTCTTACCCCGCTCTGTCACAGcttcccctcatcacatgggggaaggaaggggagtcagggagATGCCTTGCCTCCTGCCTTGTGTCCCACCACGTGGATGGATGGCCTGACTCTGGTGGTCCCTCACCTCTGGTGAGAGAgagcccccaccaccaccacacacgcacacacacactggtCTACACATATATCCAAGGCAAACTGAATATTCCCCAGGAAGGAGGCTGAAGCTGAAGAAGATGTTCCAATAGGTCAGTATAGGTTGCAAGTGCTGCTGGAAGAGCATCTCAAGCCATGCGTCCCACCACCACATCCTCACCCTGCCAGACCCACAGGACAAGGCAACtgtgacggaggaggaggaggaggaggaggaggaggaggaggaggaggaggaggaggagctagCTTTCaatgcctttgatctgcaagTGGCGGGTTTTTGTAAAGCAAGGTGCAGAATCATGGAGACTGCCCTTTTGCATTCAGAGCAACCTCCAGGACCATAAGCCTGCCCAGGGGTCATGGTAACCTGTCACTTCATGCTCCACATTGTTCTGGTTTCCGCCAGTCCCATCAGACAGGAAAAAGCCTCCATAAGCCACCTCAACCTGTCTTTCCTTATGGATagacgggaagcctcccattaTGTGCTACcagcttctcttcttttttctagtTCATTCACAGAGCTGCTCCAAAAGTACTTGTAATGGGTGTGATAGGAGCCTTCAGTCTCCGGTGCTGAACTTGAAAAACACTGTTACTCCTGCTGAAAAGAAGCTTATGTGAAAAAGTCCTTAGATCACTCAACACTCAGGAAAATAAGATAGAAGCTCTGTGATTGGCTCCATCCCCATATGCCAGCAAATTAATTTCCCACACCTCCACTGCTTTACAATGTGGTAAATGGTCATGCGAGGGAACTGGTAAGATACACACCTGCTTCTTCAGAAGGAGTGCCACTTCATTTAGATTACGTAGCTtgtgttttttttctggaaataataataataataataataataataataataataataataataataataataataataatatcctgccactatctcccaAAAGAGACTCAGGTAGGCGTACAAGGCACGTACCAGTGCAGCAAAATACTAAAACAGTAAAAATATCGACATAAatcaaatatacataaaaaacatataaaaacaccaGCATttaaaatctatatctatatccataataaaagtgaaaactcatatgtgtgtatgtggcacgggtgtccgctcacacagacagcctcaggcctccacaaacaggctccagttcccagtgctgagaagccatcAAGTCACtcttttgcactgacattgcggttacagcgagctccatgaacatgtatcccaaaccctgccaatgtccttcccaaacactaccaCCAccaaaggaatgctttcgtttggggaccatttcatcctagattgtgcattttcctccatcacaggcgggcatcccagggttctccattggtgtgaaatttgcatgacctcgcccactgcccttccctttcaaatctgtttgcagaacaaacagcacaactacacttcctggaggagtttggaggACTGACTTtgcatggtggaagttgtagttcaccctgtatcaaggtactgggatttatagttcccttgcaatgaatgagcactccgaacccctccaATGATGGACcatgaccaaatttggcacaaagagcccccttaaccaaaagagcatattggacaagtttgggggaaagggagttatagttcacctgcatccagagaaacactgatcccccactgacaatggacctggaccaaaccttgcacagagaagcctcatgaccaactgaacatactgcagggatttgtgggaatgggcctttttttgggagttgtagtacacctgcatccaaagagcactgaacccagccaatgacggatctgaatcaaacttggcacacagattcaacatagcctgctgtggatactgacagatgttttgggacaattgcccctggaatctgggagttgtagcagttcacacccatctagagagcactgcagccaggcgatgaccagccaatgtcagatctggaccacacttggtacacagacccaaaatggccaactttgaatactggcagggtttggggagtaGGCTTGAGTGATCCATAAAAAtatattctacacttgctttaaaagtaggggcgctagcgtttcgtttctgatgtcacttCTGAATTTCGTCTTCAAAATTTTCATGCTCAGcggcaaaaaaaacagcacgggggggaactttacaggactctcccaccctcattttttgagctatcttcttcaatcttggtacagtggtagaacacatttaacactgttagctcgtttcccttatcctctgatttttggcaaattttcatagcttttataataaaccctttcttaataattgcagaaatctgttcctggtttgaaaatcttatttcctgtagtcattgttctacttcagaaactttgttaaatgtgAAATTTAACTTTGTTAAATTagtggactcaggaaaccataatgtgttcCATGtctcttgcacaaagacaaagttcaggcagtgtcatagattttgccatgtttctatgacagaaccaattaggaaatgacatttatcacccaggaacagaaatcatagtacaccatcaaatcactcctgacagatggccatcagcctctaaataaggaaatcagttcctggtttgaaagtgctatttcctgtttcattggcttttctggggctgagagtgtgtgacttgcccaagtgggtggctgagtggggaatcaagccacaatcggagtccaacactcaaacctctccctccctccctccctccctccctctctctctctaaacttctcataccttccaagaattcgcatactgtatgaaagtttggtcaagatggtcagaggagggcaactaaaatgatctagggtctggagaacaagccctatgagcggcttaaagaactgggcatgtttagcctgaagaagagaaggctgagaggagacatgatgtataaatatgtgagggaaagtcatagggagaagggagcaagcttgttttctgctgccctgcagactaggacgcaatggaacaatggcttcaaactacagaaaagaagatttcacctgaacattaggaagaacttcttcactgtgagagctgttcagctgtggaactctctgccccagactgtggtggaggctccttctttggaggcttttaagcagaggctggatggccatctgttgggggtgctttgaatgcgatttcctgcttcttggcagaatggggttggactggatggcccatgaggtctcttttgaaacaacatttttctaAGCTAACAGAACGATGGCCAcgcctctgcctccctccctctcccgctctgattggcttagtgcaaggcttctgggaaatggagttttatcCAGGCTGCTGCTTGCTTCGtttccacttaaataaatggagaaagttcagaggctttgttctcctgctttttgaaagcttttGGGATATAATTTGCCTCAATCAAAGCAAAAattcaccactctttgcctatcaagtttcataatgtttgacccatccactgatttttggggcattttgaaacaacatttttttaaaacgctAGCAGAATGATGgccacgcctctccctccctcttccgctctgattggttgagaggcatgccaacatggcttctcctctcagaggggctacagctacatccgaagacatcagaaacagacgaaaaaaggtactttttgattcaaattcttaatattaggaaggcagtgagcagatgtttcaaaaatcacttcaaaagtgcCTTCGAACCGAATTTTAAACAAATTTAatggactaacgaaaaatttgctcaaccctatGTTCTGTTctgcatgttctgttttatcctgtttgcatcctacttttgagtgttggattttatagtgttttgtatagatgtttgtttgatgttgtttctgtatatgcatatgaccattggtcggagcattaataaattgatttaaCCCTATTGGGGAGGATTGACTcgcgattctgggaattgtagttcacccactccaaactgagaaaacctaccaatcaaagacaaataatgcctttttcaaataacccgggcaatgctGGTCCCCCAAGCTAGTAATCAATAAAACACAGTGATGTATGCAGATTGAAATTGGACATATCAAATTCAGTCACTTAAAGAACATCAATCATAGAGCCTCTATCTTATTGGGATTAAGTTTCTATTAACGCATTCTCATCCATCCCTTTGTCCACACACTGTTGGGTGCTTACAGAGCCAAAGATATCCAGTATATTCTGCATTTCTATAGCATTTCAACTCCATTTCAAAATAAATCCAATGTATTTCATCAGAGATTTTAAAAACTCATAAATTCATAAGATAACATCATCAATATATGTAGATATGAAGACAAAACAAGGAAACATACTTCAGCATCACATCACATTGTCTATAAAGCTTTTGCTACAGGACTCTGTGCAGCGTTATTTGAGAAAATGACACTTTTGAAAGATTTTTTGCCAAAGCagttttgatatttttgtttttcagGCTATATATAATAGGATTTAACATGGGAGTCAGGATGCTGTATTGGATCGATACCAATTTGTCAAGATATGTAAATGATTCTGAACTAGGTTTCATATATCGAAAAAAAGCTGCAATGTAAAACAAGCCCACCACAATGAGGTGAGAGCTGCATGTGGAGAATGCTTTATGTCTCCCTTCTGCTGAGCGAATCCTGAGGATGGTGGAAATGATGTAAATGTAAGATATTAGGGTGAGGAGGAATGAACTTAAACCAAATACCATTACAGAGATAAAAAGAACTACATAATTGCTGAAGGGATATGTGCAAGACAGAAGCAAGAGTGAGGGAAGTTCACAGGTGTAGTGGCTAATTTTATTGCTTCTGCAAAAATATAAATTCACCAAGGGCACTGCATTTACCACAGCATATAAGGACCCCATTGACCAGGCTCCACACACTAGTTTCCTGCAAAATTCTTTTTTCATGACGATGGTATAATGCAGTGGGTCACATATAGCAACATATCGGTCAAAAGCCATTGCTGAGAGGATGAAGACTTCAGCACAAGCAGTTtcgaaaaagaaaaagatttgaacAATGCATCCTTCCCGGGAGATGGTTTTCTGATTTGTTGTGAAGTTTTCCAGCATTTTGGGAACAGTGACAGATGAATAACAGATGTCAACAAAGGCTAGATGACCAAGAAAGAGGAACATGGGGGTCTTGAGGCTAGATTCAGTCCTGATCACCAGTATAATTGCTATATTTCCTAGTATAGTCACTAAAAATATTAGTAGAAATATACAAAAGAGAAAAACCTGTAGATTTGGATCATTGGAAAGTCCCAAGAGTATAAAACCAGTTGTTACAGTTTGATTTTCCATCACAAGCTGCACAATAAAGTCGAAATTTCTGTGAATTGAAAACAAATAGAAATTATTTTATGTGGAATAAATATGAACagttgtcattgttatgttgttttacTTATGGCTACTGTAAGGAAAATCTATCATGGAGTTTTTCTGAAGCTAAGGGGGTGCGATTTTTCCAAGgtaatccagtgggttttcatgattaATAGCAATTTTGAGACCAGTTCTTCCAGAATCATAGAGTGCacatatattgtagaattaatgcatcttgacaccactttaacttccatggctcaatactatggaattgttAGGGTTGAAGTTTTACAAAGCCATAGGTCTTATCTGCAAAATAGTGCTGGTGGTGCCTCATCAAGCTACGgtccccatgatcccatagcattgagccatggcaggtaaactgGTGTCAAATAGCATTAACTCTAGTGTAAATGTGCCCAAAGTTCagtgctgaaaccactacaccacactggttatTTAGCAATTTTCATACAATGAGTCTAATATGTTTCGTTGATATCCTCTTTGCTCAAAACAAACAATTCCAGGCAGTTTCAAACATAATTTAAACCAGTGTAGTTATGAATGAAAAACATTCTAAATGTTAGTGCATTAATTTGAAAactataatattaaaacaaagtTGGATACTGAACGTCCtcctgaaagaaaataaaaagattgGTTCCAGATACTGAAGTAGAATAGCAAAAGAACCAGCCTAGCCTCGATCAAAAGGAATTTCTATAGAATGGAGCCATCACTGAGAATTCCTTGTTTGTGTCCTCACCAAAAATTTCTGTTTGGATGTAAGAACAGAGAACAAATGCTCTTCCAAAGATCACAGAATGTGTGAAAAATCATACAGAACACAGCCTCTTAGGTAGCCTCAAACTATACATGACTATAGCTCTTTTATGCTTACAGTACATTGTTTTCAGTTTACATCGATACTCTACCCTACATAAATATTTGTTTCAATGAATGTTGTTTTCATCAGCTGTACAGTCAcatctatattttaaaatagtgtcTTATGAATGCACATATCAGCAGCAGAGAAAACCAAATGCACAATGCTAGAAAAGCAGCAAGAAGTACATATACTGGTAGTATAGAAAACAGAAATATCAATAAATCAATTCCACTTCAAACGTAAGAATAACTAATTCAGAACTCCACATTCTATGAAGAAACATTACTATTAAAAAGGTTAAAAGCTTCATAACTTTAAATGGACACAATTCTGTGAAAGACAGAAATAGAACAGTGGGAGTTGTTTGCATCATAGAAGAGCTTCTTTTTGTTATTGTGTCATGTAATTTCTGTTGTTTTAACATTGTACTAAAGCTCCTCTTTAGTATAAGAGCAAAAGATCCATGCATATACAGAAGTTCTGAAGCAATGTTCAATGGACAGATGTGGGgaaatttcaaaatttaaaaatttcCCTACGTCTGTACATCTTTTGACACCAAACAACCTGAAAGCCAAATGTATGACACTAAGctcaagaagaaaataataattgctGGAAAAATCTGCCCATCTGTTCACCTTGAAAGGACATTTTGGGGCGTAACTGGCAATATGGTCAACCTGCAAAATCCAATCGCTGAAGCCACAAAAGAAGACCAGAAATATCCTACTAAACATCTGTCAGAAATAAATTTGATGTTCCACTTAACAACAACAGTCTTTATTAGCAAAATCACAACACAGGCATATATAACAAAAGGAAGTAACAGATAAAAAGGGAGAAGTATAAGTAAAAAATTactaatttcaaaaataaaatttgcaacagtctTACAAAAGAATTCATGAGAGCTGCTCAGGAGGTATGGAATTTTATAGCACTCTTGCCATTGAAAACACTGTAAAAATATAATTCCTGCATTTCAtctgtatattatcatatttatagcatataaaacaaataatgGTCAAGTGTTTCAACAGAAACCAAGTCACAAGAACAAATCCTTTTAAGATGTTCCACATGTTTATATTTCCCATCCAAAAGAGCTGATGGCAACACATTATATCTTGCAGTAGCCAAAACCCTCCTATGGATGGGATTAATCAAAATGTGaagataaaatgacaaaatttcaCGCTCACATGGAATTAATAAGGTGGTAGAGGAACAAGCTGTCTTTACTGCAAGAGTCAGATTGTGAAAGTCAAAATTCAATAGTCTGCTCTTTATGTTCCACTTATGACAGGAAAAAGACATTGAGGGAGAATTTTGCATCAATTATTTAATAATTTGGGAGATTCTGCAAGTAGTTCCATTCCAAAATGTAGATATGGTAGGAGAAAAAAATAGAATGAAAACCCTATGTATAATAATCTTTAGGTTGAATTTAAATTTTCCCTTCATTGAAATATAATTAATCAGTTACCTTACTGTAGGAGAGGTACATAAATTATTTGCATGCTGTTCTCAGTTGTTCGATAACTGCACTGAGCACGGGAAAGACTTATCTTGAACATAATGTTTAAAAGGGGGATTGGTATGATGCTGTCATCTTTTATTCTCACCAGAGAATCCAGACTTAGCCTTTTGCTTACTCTGCACCCTTTGGGGATCCTTCAGGGATCAATTTATAATCAAAGAACACCACCACCAAACCAAGAGACTCATAAATAGGAAGGAAGACCCCTGAGTATAAGGTACAAGGCCATCTCATTGCTGCAGCCAACAGTAGTAcaagggtggaagggaatgggCATCCTGTGCCCCTGGGCCCCAGACCGTTGGACGCATGTGATAGCTATTGAGACAGCAGGTGTCTTTTCTGTCAAGAAACTGGCTGCAACTTCTAGACTGTATCTAACTTGAGGAAGAACCTGACTCCTGAAGCAGGAGTTAGATTTCCCCCCAAGTTAGTTTAACCCAGCATAAAACCACATTAAGCAGCTTCACCTGGGTAGATTCAGTTCAATCCCATTGGGCTGGTAACTTTCTACACCAACTGAAGTAGTCAGTATAGATGGAGCCCTTCTAAAAATTATCCATTAGATGTTAATGACTTCCCTCAACTATAGTAGATAGGTAATCTCAAAGTACCATTACTATGGATCCATGGAATGAAGCTGCTATAACAATGACGTGCAATGTTATGTGAAATACTAATTCTTGAAGAGGCAGGAGTTGCATAGATGTTGCCTGTGAAACATAGTCTAAAATATAACtacaggcaaatgggaaggaatctTCCTGCTGTGCAGTATATAATGTGGTTGGAAAGGGTACAAAGTTGATtttggtaaaacataaaaacttCTCAATCAATATTCACCGATCCCTATGAAGATCTGGTCATGATGGTCAATTATTTTGTTAGTGGTATAATTGTCATGCTGTTCCTAGCTTTTCAGGAGTTATTATTACAGAATTATGAATCACCATAGATTTACGGTGGAATTAAAATCAAATGAAAAGAAAGCTAGATTAAGAGCTGTTCTAGAAGAGCCAACTGACTTAAAACAAATAGGCTGAATTTAAAATTCAAAGTATTAAAaaagctttttttgtgtgtgagtCTGATAGATGTGTAAAAATAAACGTTGCCCTAAGATAAAAATAGTCAGCTCATTtcagaaagcatttttaaaattaaataatgcCAACTGTATCATCTATAGATCACCTGTTAGTTATCTGTTAATCATGCATTTTTGT
This sequence is a window from Anolis carolinensis isolate JA03-04 chromosome 6, rAnoCar3.1.pri, whole genome shotgun sequence. Protein-coding genes within it:
- the LOC100557638 gene encoding olfactory receptor 8S1: MENQTVTTGFILLGLSNDPNLQVFLFCIFLLIFLVTILGNIAIILVIRTESSLKTPMFLFLGHLAFVDICYSSVTVPKMLENFTTNQKTISREGCIVQIFFFFETACAEVFILSAMAFDRYVAICDPLHYTIVMKKEFCRKLVCGAWSMGSLYAVVNAVPLVNLYFCRSNKISHYTCELPSLLLLSCTYPFSNYVVLFISVMVFGLSSFLLTLISYIYIISTILRIRSAEGRHKAFSTCSSHLIVVGLFYIAAFFRYMKPSSESFTYLDKLVSIQYSILTPMLNPIIYSLKNKNIKTALAKNLSKVSFSQITLHRVL
- the LOC100557834 gene encoding olfactory receptor 5V1-like, whose protein sequence is MDKQNQTSIVTYFVLLRFSNYTAMQVFLFLVFFSVYGITLLGNFTIIIVIKCNNHLSTPMYFFLSYLAFLDICFSSVTVPKLLEILFVSQKISYNGCLIQMFCLCLTAGTETFLLSAMAYDRFVAICKPLYYVQIMNRAFCRQLVGGAWTIGTGYAMTNTLSVLKLVFCESNIISNFSCEFPSLLALSCTDTSLNAMILFITGGTVGVSSFFIIILSYSYIISTILKIHSAEAKRKTFSTCSSHLIVVILYYSMGSFRYLRPETASSIVIDTLFSIQYNIATSMLNPIIYSLKTREVKEGIKKLMGYK